Within the Streptomyces sp. YIM 121038 genome, the region TCGACCGGCACGAACTGGCCCAGCGGCGGGGGCACTTGGGCGTCCTGGCCGGGGACGGCCGGGGGCAGCTGCGCGCCTGCCTCGGGCCACGGCTGGGCGGCGTCGGGGGCCTGCGGGGTGACGGCGGCGGCCTCGGGCTGCGCGGCCGCCGGGCCCGGGGACTGCGCGTCGGCGAACGGGACCGGGGCGCCCTGGTCGTCGACGACGGGCAGTGCGTGCGGCACCGGGACGCCCGGCGCGACCCGGACGGTGACGGCTTCGGAGGCGTCGGGCACGCCGTCGGCGACCGGTCCCTCGACGCCGTCCGTGCCCACTGCGGCTGCGCCGGTGGCCTCGCCCGGGGCGTCCGCGGCGTCCTGGCCGGATGCCGCCGCTGCGGGGTCGGGGACGGCGGAATGCGCCGGCGCGTCCGCGCCGGGGGCGTGCGGAACGGCTGCGTCCGGGGGGCCGGGAGCGTCCGGGGCATCGGAGGCGAGGGCAGCGGTTTCGGCGCCTTCCGCCTGCGCGGGGCCCACGATGTGCGCCGACGGCGTCTCCTGCGCGCCCTCGGGCGCCACCGCGTCACCGGCCGCGCCCGATGCCTCGACCGGCTCAGGGACGGCGTCGGCGGCGGACGGCTGGTCGGACACGGGCGTGTTCTCGGGTGCGGGGGTGGCGTCTGTGACGACAGCGGTGTCCGTGCCGTCGGAGGCCTCGGTCACCGCGGAAGCGCTTGAGGCGTCCGTGACGTTGGCGGTGGCCGCGTCCGGGACGTGCGAGGCGTCTGCGATGTCTGTGGCGTGCGAGGTGCTCGGGGCGTCCGTGCTGTCCGTGGCATTCGGGATGCCCGGGGTGCTCGTGGCGTCGGTGCCGTCCGAGGAGTCCGTGACCACCAGGGCCATCGGGGCCCCCGGGGCTGCGGGGGCCATCGAGGCCGGAGAGGCGGTGGGGACAGCCGGGTCACCCGGAGCCCCCGGGGCCTCGGTGACGGCTGGGACGACCGTTTCTGCAGGCGCCCCCTGGGAGTTCTGCGCCGGTACGACCGGGGCCTGCTGGGGCTCCGCGCCCCAGGGCATCGCGCCCTGCGGCGGGATCTCGCCGAGCTGCGGTCCTGGCAGGGCGCCGGTGTCCTCGCGCGGGACGTCCAGGTACTCGGGACCGCTGGTGGGCGGGCCCGGCCGACGTACCGGCACGGCGTTCGGACCGCTGCCCGCGGGGCCTCGGTCGGCGAGCGAGAGCACGGGCCTCGCGGCGCCGTCGGGGACGGCGGGCGCGGCCGGGCCGCGGTGCAGCGGGCGGCGGGAGGTCCCGTGGTGCGAGGCCGGGGTGTGCGCGGGGCCCGAGGGCAGCGGGACGCCGGTCAGGTCGACGGAGCCGCTGTCACGGCCCGCCGTCTCGTGCGGTCCGGGCTGGTGCGCGGCCTGCTCCTGGGCGAAGGGGGCCGGGGCCGCGACGGGCTGCGCCTGGACTGCCTGAACTGCCTGCATCGGGACCTGCGCCTGGTCGGCCTGGGCCTGACCCGCCGGTACCTGCTCCGCCTTGGCCTGATCGACCGCCCCGAGCTGCGCGGCCTGCCCGACGGGCACCGCGACCGCGGCCGCCTGGCCGAACGCCGCGGGGGCGCCCTGTGCCTGCGCGAACTGCGCCGACACCGCGCCCGGCTGGGCGGGCACGCCCGGCGCGCCGCCCTGCGGCACTCCCTGCGGCACTCCCTGCGGCGCCGGCTGGGGCGCGCCCTGGGATCCGGTCGGCGGCTGCTGCGCGATGCCCGGCTGCGCGGCCTGCGCCTCGCTCCACGCGCCCTGGGCACCCGGCATCAGCAGCAGGTCGTCGTCCTCGGCGGGGTGCTCGGAGGGATCGAGGAAGGCGAAGGGGCCCGGCGCGGGGACGCCCGACTGCTCCACCATGCCTGCGCTCTCCGGCAGCCCCTCGCCCGGGACCTGGCCGGTGTCGGTCATGCGTACCCCTCGCCCATCGGTTAGTCCTTCTGTGACCGCCCGTCATCCACAACGAGCTCGCGAGCCGCGCGGCAACGCGCCGCGTTCGGACCACAAGGCATTGTCGCGGTTGCTCCGCCACCGCGGCAGCGTGATCGGCCACGGTCCGCTGTGGACTGCGCCACGTCGCGCGTCCAGCGGTCCCGCCGTACCACACGCACCCCCCAAAACGGGCGAGCTTTCCGGACATTGAGCAAGGAATCGCCGGACACCCGGGTGCGGTACAACGATCGGCCAGCCTACCGCGCACGGCGCGGTAGGAGGGCCGCCAGGGTCACGCGGTGCGGTCGAGGAGCAGCCCGGAGAGCAGGAAGACGACGCTCCGCTTCCGCTCCGTCCAGGCGCGGGTGTCGAGTTCGACGGACTGCAGGAGGGCGCACTCGACGGCGTATCCGTGCTCCGACAGGTTCCGGCCGAGGAGTTCGGCGGCGTCGCGGGTGGGGGCGTGGGTGACGATGCGCTCCGGGCGCCGGTCGGCGGCGGCGGACACCACGGCCGCTCCCCCGCCCCCGACGCGTACGACGTCGGGCTCGGGGAGGCTTTCGAGGACGTGCGGGGCGGTGCCGTGCACGACGTGGGCCGGCACCCCGAAGCGGCGCGCGACGGCCGTGGCCCGGGCGCAGGCGTCCGGGTCGCGGTCCACCGCGATGACGGCGGCGCCGAACCGCGCGGCCTCGGCGGCGAACGCGCCGCTGCCGCAGCCGATGTCCCAGACCAGGTCGCCCACGCGGGGGCCGAGGCGGGCGAGTTGGGCGGCGCGGATGCGGTCGGTCTCGCCCTCGCCGAGCTCGTGCTCACCGCCGTACGCGGCGGCGGGCAGGGCCCAGCCGCGCGGGTCCGTACCGGGGTCGCGGCCCGCGATCCAGCCGCTGTCGTGGGCGAC harbors:
- the cbiE gene encoding precorrin-6y C5,15-methyltransferase (decarboxylating) subunit CbiE; its protein translation is MADRVTVIGWDGSPLTTAARSALGAATLVAGAAHHLALPEVPPTAERVRLGSVGLAARRIAAHRGTAVVLADGDPGFFGVVRTLRAPEFGLEVEVVPAVSAVAQAFARAGMPWDDAQVVVAHRRTLRRAVNVCRAHCKVAVLTSPGAGPAELGLLLEGVHRTFVVCEELGTARERVSVVTSDKAADHTWRDPNVVIVMGGHVAHDSGWIAGRDPGTDPRGWALPAAAYGGEHELGEGETDRIRAAQLARLGPRVGDLVWDIGCGSGAFAAEAARFGAAVIAVDRDPDACARATAVARRFGVPAHVVHGTAPHVLESLPEPDVVRVGGGGAAVVSAAADRRPERIVTHAPTRDAAELLGRNLSEHGYAVECALLQSVELDTRAWTERKRSVVFLLSGLLLDRTA